In Kaistella faecalis, a genomic segment contains:
- the panB gene encoding 3-methyl-2-oxobutanoate hydroxymethyltransferase, producing the protein MSVHSEIKKITTETLRKMKFDKEKITMLTAYDFTTAKMVDAGGVDSILIGDSAANVMAGFETTLPITLDQMIYHTQCVSRGVERALIVADLPFGTYQSNSEKALESAVRMMKEGGAHAVKIEGGIEIEDSIRKIVNAGIPVMGHLGLTPQSIYKFGTYKVRAKEDAEAEKLLNDAKLLEELGCFALVLEKIPANLAKKVSESISIPTIGIGAGPDCDGQVLVYHDMVGMNQGFSPKFLRRYLDLYTEITGAVSQYVKDVKTADFPNKTESY; encoded by the coding sequence ATGTCTGTACATTCTGAAATAAAAAAGATTACCACCGAGACTTTGCGGAAAATGAAATTCGACAAAGAGAAAATCACCATGCTTACTGCATACGATTTCACGACTGCTAAAATGGTGGATGCAGGCGGTGTAGATTCAATCCTTATCGGAGATTCTGCTGCCAATGTGATGGCCGGTTTCGAGACCACACTTCCTATTACGCTCGATCAGATGATTTATCACACGCAGTGCGTTTCCCGTGGTGTCGAAAGAGCTTTGATCGTTGCTGATTTACCGTTCGGCACTTACCAAAGTAATTCAGAAAAAGCACTCGAATCTGCAGTACGGATGATGAAGGAAGGTGGTGCTCATGCTGTGAAAATTGAAGGTGGAATTGAAATTGAAGATTCCATAAGAAAAATCGTAAACGCCGGAATTCCTGTGATGGGACATTTGGGATTAACGCCTCAATCAATTTACAAGTTCGGAACTTATAAAGTTCGTGCTAAGGAAGATGCAGAAGCCGAAAAACTGCTGAACGATGCCAAACTTCTGGAAGAACTGGGCTGTTTTGCTTTGGTTCTGGAAAAAATTCCTGCAAATTTGGCGAAAAAGGTTTCAGAAAGCATCTCCATCCCGACCATCGGAATTGGTGCCGGACCGGATTGCGACGGACAGGTTTTGGTATACCACGACATGGTGGGAATGAATCAGGGCTTTTCACCAAAATTTTTAAGAAGATATTTAGACTTATACACCGAAATCACGGGCGCCGTTTCACAATACGTAAAAGATGTAAAAACCGCTGATTTCCCTAACAAAACCGAAAGCTATTAA
- a CDS encoding heavy metal translocating P-type ATPase yields MPENCFHCGQNIEKERISFDEKVFCCNGCKSVYEILNLNNLQDFYELNKRSGIRPSDEANSQFDYLDTQEIFDKVTDFSEGNTSLVNFKIPVIHCSSCIWLLESLQTLNPNINYSQVNFTRKTVQISFNHNELKLSELAKFLTSLGYKPVVNLESAEKKEESLDKSLIIKLAVAGFAFGNGMLFVYPEYAAQVMGTTDFWMEQYKNLFRFITFLLATPVVFYSASDYFKSAWFGLKNKIVNIDVPIVLGIIMLYGRSIYEVVTDYGPGYFDTLCGLLFFMLLGKLFQKRTYSALSYDRDYKSFYPIAVTKVDFNGKQENILLSDLKIGHRIMVRNQEIIPVDAILINGEGNIDNSFITGESASVPKKPGDKIFAGGKQVGSALELEVIKTVNQSYLTQLWNKEAFRKHETGLDTLTNHISKYFTFIILGITLIAGIYWGRIDFEKMFQVVAAILIIACPCALALSAPFTFGHVMRILGRNKFYVKDTLTIEKISKINTLVFDKTGTITHNKEANIHFEGNEIEDFDLKNIKSLVKNSNHPLSKALYDFLKVEDEYFPVEKFAETPGKGYEAEVRGINYKIGSAKLVGEESKNLETAVYISKNNTFIGKFVFKNEYRKNLSTLFKNLAGYRVHVLSGDNASEEAQLKKIIPDFDGMAFNQNPEDKLNYIKNLQDQNEKVAMLGDGLNDAGALKQSNVGIAVADDTNSFTPSSDVIMSGEKLEKLNDYLSFSKDAMVIVKMTFAISFFYNIIGLSFAVTGHMSPLFAAILMPISSISVVAFTSISTWWRSTKYFKLR; encoded by the coding sequence ATGCCTGAAAACTGTTTCCATTGCGGACAAAATATTGAAAAAGAGCGAATTTCATTCGATGAAAAGGTTTTCTGCTGCAATGGTTGCAAATCGGTTTATGAAATCCTTAATCTTAATAATCTGCAGGATTTTTATGAACTTAATAAACGGTCGGGAATCCGCCCGAGCGATGAAGCTAATTCACAGTTCGATTACCTGGATACCCAGGAAATTTTCGACAAAGTGACTGATTTTTCGGAAGGAAATACGAGTCTTGTTAATTTTAAAATTCCTGTAATTCACTGTTCGTCATGTATATGGCTGTTAGAAAGTCTGCAGACTCTGAATCCAAACATTAATTATTCGCAGGTAAACTTCACCAGAAAAACGGTGCAGATTTCATTCAACCATAATGAATTGAAATTAAGTGAGTTGGCGAAATTCCTGACGAGTTTGGGTTATAAGCCTGTTGTGAATCTGGAGAGTGCGGAAAAGAAGGAAGAATCTTTAGACAAATCTCTGATCATTAAACTTGCAGTCGCAGGTTTTGCGTTTGGTAACGGAATGCTGTTTGTGTATCCGGAATACGCTGCCCAGGTAATGGGAACAACCGATTTCTGGATGGAGCAGTATAAAAATCTTTTCCGATTTATTACTTTTCTGTTGGCAACACCAGTTGTTTTTTATTCAGCTTCGGATTATTTTAAATCTGCCTGGTTCGGTTTAAAAAATAAAATTGTAAATATTGATGTTCCTATTGTTTTGGGAATCATCATGCTTTACGGTAGAAGTATTTATGAAGTTGTAACCGATTATGGTCCCGGATACTTCGATACGCTTTGCGGACTGCTGTTTTTCATGCTTTTAGGCAAACTCTTTCAGAAGAGAACTTACAGCGCGCTTTCTTACGACCGGGATTACAAATCTTTTTATCCGATTGCTGTAACTAAGGTTGATTTTAACGGAAAGCAGGAAAATATTTTACTTTCGGATCTGAAAATCGGCCACCGGATTATGGTGCGTAATCAGGAAATTATTCCGGTTGATGCTATTTTAATTAATGGAGAAGGAAATATCGATAACAGTTTTATCACCGGTGAAAGTGCGTCTGTTCCTAAAAAACCTGGCGACAAGATTTTTGCCGGCGGTAAGCAGGTGGGTTCAGCGCTGGAACTTGAGGTGATTAAAACGGTCAACCAGAGTTATTTAACTCAATTATGGAACAAAGAAGCGTTCCGAAAACATGAGACCGGCTTGGACACATTGACCAACCATATTTCTAAATATTTCACTTTTATCATTTTAGGAATCACCTTGATTGCCGGGATATATTGGGGAAGAATCGATTTCGAGAAAATGTTTCAGGTTGTAGCGGCAATTCTTATTATTGCCTGTCCCTGTGCGCTGGCGCTCTCGGCTCCATTTACTTTCGGACATGTGATGCGGATTTTGGGCAGGAATAAATTCTACGTAAAAGATACTTTAACCATCGAAAAAATATCGAAAATAAATACTTTGGTTTTCGATAAAACCGGTACCATTACTCATAATAAAGAGGCGAATATTCACTTTGAAGGTAATGAGATTGAAGATTTTGATCTCAAAAATATTAAATCGCTCGTAAAAAATTCAAACCATCCTCTGTCAAAAGCGTTATATGACTTCCTGAAAGTTGAGGACGAATATTTTCCGGTAGAAAAGTTTGCAGAAACTCCCGGCAAAGGCTACGAAGCAGAAGTACGTGGGATAAATTATAAGATTGGTTCTGCAAAATTAGTTGGCGAAGAATCTAAAAACCTGGAAACGGCGGTGTATATAAGCAAGAACAATACTTTCATTGGGAAATTTGTTTTTAAGAATGAATACCGTAAAAACCTGAGCACCTTATTTAAAAATCTTGCGGGTTACCGGGTTCATGTTTTGAGCGGCGACAATGCTTCGGAGGAGGCACAGCTTAAAAAAATCATTCCCGATTTTGATGGAATGGCTTTTAACCAGAATCCGGAAGACAAACTGAATTATATAAAAAACCTGCAGGACCAAAACGAAAAAGTTGCGATGCTTGGCGATGGACTCAATGATGCGGGTGCACTTAAACAAAGTAACGTAGGAATTGCGGTGGCAGATGATACAAATTCCTTTACCCCTTCCTCGGATGTGATTATGTCCGGTGAAAAACTGGAGAAACTGAACGATTACCTGAGTTTTTCAAAGGACGCCATGGTAATTGTAAAAATGACCTTTGCAATCAGTTTTTTTTATAATATCATCGGGTTGAGTTTTGCGGTTACAGGTCACATGTCGCCATTGTTTGCGGCGATCTTAATGCCGATAAGCTCGATAAGCGTTGTAGCATTTACTTCGATTTCCACCTGGTGGAGGAGTACTAAATATTTTAAATTGAGATAG
- the ccoS gene encoding cbb3-type cytochrome oxidase assembly protein CcoS gives MDILYLMILCSVSLAVVFLIVFIINVKKGQFEDDESPAVRILLDSEIIKEEPESDQEKPELKNKTEAKSD, from the coding sequence ATGGATATATTATATTTAATGATTCTTTGCAGCGTGTCGCTGGCCGTAGTCTTTTTGATTGTTTTTATCATCAACGTAAAAAAAGGCCAGTTCGAGGACGATGAATCCCCTGCGGTAAGAATCCTGCTTGATTCAGAAATCATAAAAGAGGAACCTGAATCCGATCAAGAAAAACCAGAATTAAAAAATAAAACAGAAGCAAAAAGTGATTAG
- the ccoN gene encoding cytochrome-c oxidase, cbb3-type subunit I yields METQKFSYDNSIVRAFLYATVVFGLVGFLLGLTAAWMLFYPELPEFFLGTDDPTIVSLQSGNLQGLINSQGAFGFGRIRMLHTSAVIFAFVCNGFFAGAYYSMQRLLKTRMYSDTLSWIHFWGWQLMIVAVVITFLMGINTSKEYAEHEWPIDILITIIWVIFGINMFGTIAKRRVRHLYVAIWFYLGTWVAIAMLHIFNNLEVPLSFVGWKSYSAYAGVKDALVQWWYGHNAVAFVLTTPVLGLMYYFLPKAANRPVFSYKLSIIHFWSLIFVYIWAGPHHLQYTAVPGWAQALATGFSIMLIAPSWGGMLNGLLTLRGAWDKVREDPVLKFFVVAVTCYGMATFEGPLLATKTLNKIGHYTDWVIGHVHVGALGWNGFMTFGMVYFLLPILWRTKLWSVKLANWHFWLGTLGIIFYAVPLYIAGFTQGLMWKQFNPDGTLVYKNWLDTVTAIIPYYQMRFVGGFLYISGAVLMVINVIATVRQGSFQKEVPAEAPALANVTKKRKEGEGLHLWLERTPILLTVLSFVAVAIGGFIEIVPTLAIKDNVPTIAAVKPYSPLELEGRDLYIREGCNSCHSQMIRPFRDEVVRFNGKNGQYSKAGEFVYDRPFLWGSKRTGPDLHRQGGKNPSSWHYKHMLNPRVTSAGSIMPRYPWLIANDLDRSKMVDKVKLMKNAFDVPYTTAQIDSADQWADNQAAFIVKQIYSEAADVKLAYEQRKAAEGANFTPLEKKEIVALIAYLQRLGTDIKTTEIKTASSN; encoded by the coding sequence ATGGAAACACAAAAGTTTAGTTATGACAACAGTATTGTGCGGGCGTTTCTTTATGCAACCGTAGTCTTCGGGCTTGTCGGTTTTTTATTGGGACTTACTGCCGCATGGATGCTTTTCTATCCGGAACTGCCTGAATTTTTTCTCGGAACCGATGATCCCACGATCGTAAGTTTACAAAGCGGCAACCTGCAGGGACTTATTAATTCTCAGGGTGCATTTGGTTTTGGCCGGATCAGGATGCTGCATACCAGCGCTGTAATCTTCGCATTCGTCTGCAACGGTTTCTTTGCAGGTGCTTACTACTCAATGCAGCGTTTGCTTAAAACCAGAATGTACAGCGATACCCTTTCATGGATTCACTTCTGGGGATGGCAGCTGATGATTGTAGCTGTTGTGATCACTTTCCTCATGGGAATCAATACTTCCAAAGAATATGCAGAGCACGAATGGCCTATTGATATTTTAATTACCATTATCTGGGTGATTTTCGGTATCAATATGTTCGGAACCATCGCAAAAAGAAGAGTGCGTCACCTTTATGTTGCAATCTGGTTCTATCTTGGAACTTGGGTAGCGATCGCAATGCTTCATATTTTCAATAACTTAGAGGTTCCTTTGTCTTTCGTAGGCTGGAAATCATACTCTGCTTATGCAGGGGTAAAAGATGCATTAGTACAGTGGTGGTACGGCCATAACGCGGTAGCTTTTGTATTGACAACGCCAGTTCTCGGTTTGATGTATTATTTCTTACCTAAAGCAGCCAACAGACCTGTATTCTCTTATAAATTATCGATTATTCACTTCTGGTCACTAATATTTGTTTATATCTGGGCTGGTCCTCACCACTTACAGTATACTGCAGTACCGGGCTGGGCGCAGGCTTTGGCAACAGGATTCTCTATTATGCTTATTGCACCATCTTGGGGAGGAATGCTGAACGGACTTCTTACTTTAAGAGGCGCTTGGGACAAAGTTCGTGAAGATCCGGTTCTTAAATTCTTTGTTGTTGCAGTTACCTGTTATGGTATGGCAACTTTTGAAGGACCTCTTTTAGCTACAAAAACACTTAACAAAATCGGTCACTATACAGACTGGGTTATCGGTCACGTTCATGTTGGAGCCCTTGGGTGGAACGGATTTATGACATTCGGTATGGTATATTTCTTATTACCGATCCTATGGCGGACAAAACTTTGGTCTGTGAAATTAGCTAACTGGCATTTCTGGTTAGGTACTTTAGGAATTATTTTCTACGCAGTACCTTTATATATCGCAGGATTTACACAAGGTTTGATGTGGAAACAGTTTAATCCAGACGGAACTTTAGTTTATAAAAACTGGCTTGATACTGTTACAGCGATTATTCCATATTACCAAATGAGATTTGTAGGTGGATTCCTATATATTTCCGGAGCGGTTTTAATGGTTATTAATGTTATTGCTACAGTAAGACAGGGATCTTTCCAGAAAGAAGTTCCTGCAGAAGCACCAGCTTTGGCAAATGTTACCAAGAAAAGAAAAGAGGGAGAAGGACTTCACTTATGGTTAGAAAGAACTCCTATACTTTTAACGGTACTTTCATTTGTAGCGGTTGCGATTGGTGGTTTCATAGAGATTGTTCCAACTCTGGCAATTAAGGATAATGTTCCTACCATTGCTGCAGTAAAACCTTACTCACCATTAGAACTTGAAGGTAGAGACCTTTATATCAGAGAAGGATGTAATTCATGTCACTCGCAAATGATCAGACCTTTCCGAGATGAGGTAGTAAGATTTAACGGGAAAAACGGACAGTACTCTAAAGCAGGTGAATTTGTGTACGACAGACCATTCCTTTGGGGATCAAAAAGAACAGGTCCGGATTTGCACCGTCAGGGTGGTAAAAACCCAAGTTCATGGCATTACAAACACATGCTTAATCCAAGGGTTACTTCAGCAGGATCAATTATGCCACGATATCCATGGTTAATCGCCAACGATCTGGACAGAAGTAAAATGGTGGATAAAGTGAAACTGATGAAAAATGCATTTGATGTTCCTTATACAACTGCGCAGATAGATTCAGCAGATCAGTGGGCAGATAACCAGGCAGCATTCATTGTTAAGCAGATTTATTCTGAAGCAGCTGATGTGAAACTGGCTTATGAGCAGAGAAAAGCCGCTGAAGGCGCGAACTTTACCCCACTTGAAAAGAAAGAGATTGTTGCTTTGATTGCTTACCTGCAAAGATTAGGTACAGATATTAAAACTACAGAAATTAAAACAGCAAGTTCAAATTAA
- a CDS encoding Crp/Fnr family transcriptional regulator, translating to MSLEKQTLIEESLLKVFSDESFQEMLSPEDYKNYISVKQNLKFHKGETIFEDGGTPNGVFFLKKGTAKLSKQGVYGKEQILRFIKEGDLIGYRSLLCGEQFQAKAEAMTDVEATFLPSEIFLHLLEVGPKLSFVMLQKIAFELGESSNTVTFLAQKTVRERLAEILLLLEQKLGTDPEGFIKISLTREEIANIIGTATESAIRLISEFKQDELIEVEGRNIKILNHEKLIKLGHVTL from the coding sequence ATGTCGTTAGAAAAACAAACGTTAATTGAGGAAAGTCTCTTAAAGGTGTTCAGTGATGAGTCCTTTCAGGAAATGCTTTCGCCGGAAGATTATAAAAATTATATTTCCGTAAAACAGAATCTTAAATTTCATAAAGGCGAAACCATCTTCGAGGATGGCGGAACTCCAAACGGAGTTTTTTTCCTCAAAAAAGGAACAGCGAAACTTTCAAAACAAGGCGTTTATGGCAAGGAACAAATCCTGCGCTTCATTAAGGAAGGCGATTTAATCGGTTACCGTTCTCTGCTTTGCGGTGAACAGTTTCAGGCAAAAGCCGAAGCGATGACTGATGTGGAGGCAACCTTTTTGCCATCGGAAATTTTCCTTCACCTTCTGGAAGTTGGCCCTAAGCTGTCCTTCGTAATGTTACAGAAAATTGCGTTCGAACTCGGTGAATCTTCTAACACAGTTACATTTTTGGCACAGAAAACCGTGCGCGAAAGGCTTGCCGAAATTTTGCTTTTACTTGAGCAGAAATTAGGAACTGATCCTGAAGGGTTCATTAAAATCTCATTAACGAGAGAAGAAATTGCCAACATCATCGGAACTGCGACTGAAAGTGCAATACGCCTGATTTCTGAATTCAAACAGGACGAACTCATTGAAGTGGAAGGCCGAAACATCAAGATTTTAAATCACGAGAAACTCATCAAACTGGGTCACGTAACGCTATAA
- a CDS encoding sulfite exporter TauE/SafE family protein — translation MEIALIFSALALGFASGFHCIGMCGPIALSLGLTKKQATNYYLQNLTYQFGRIVTYSLLGALLGILGKGFEMAGFQKYLTILAGILLVIMAVFSFGGKDFASKIPFLSKFLFKVKMNLGKFMQKADYRSRFSTGILNGFLPCGMVYMALTASLAAGGIWQGATFMALFGLGTLPFMFFVVLLGNLMTTAFRIRILKFVPVMMLVLGGLFILRGLELGIPYISPKEEALHIIHNDSPEHQQGNHETCH, via the coding sequence ATGGAAATAGCACTTATTTTTTCTGCTCTGGCTTTGGGATTCGCTTCGGGTTTCCACTGTATCGGTATGTGCGGTCCTATAGCGCTGTCATTGGGTTTAACCAAGAAGCAGGCAACCAATTATTATCTTCAGAACCTAACTTACCAGTTTGGGCGAATTGTGACCTATTCGTTACTAGGAGCGTTGCTGGGTATTTTAGGTAAAGGTTTTGAGATGGCCGGATTTCAGAAATATTTAACGATTCTTGCCGGGATTCTCCTCGTGATCATGGCAGTGTTTTCTTTTGGCGGTAAGGATTTTGCTTCTAAAATTCCGTTTTTATCAAAGTTTCTTTTCAAGGTGAAAATGAATCTTGGAAAATTTATGCAGAAGGCTGATTACAGATCGCGTTTCAGCACCGGAATTCTTAACGGTTTTTTACCGTGCGGCATGGTTTACATGGCGCTTACAGCAAGTTTGGCAGCTGGCGGAATATGGCAGGGAGCCACTTTTATGGCATTGTTTGGTCTTGGAACTTTACCATTCATGTTTTTTGTTGTTTTGCTCGGGAACTTGATGACTACAGCATTCAGAATCAGAATCCTGAAATTCGTTCCAGTGATGATGCTCGTTTTAGGCGGACTTTTCATCCTTCGCGGTCTGGAACTCGGGATTCCATATATTTCTCCAAAAGAGGAGGCGTTACACATCATTCATAACGATTCTCCGGAACATCAGCAGGGCAATCACGAAACCTGTCATTAA
- a CDS encoding cbb3-type cytochrome oxidase subunit 3 — protein MIPQNVKDILSNGENVGFYQTLAMLLFLFFFLGIVYYVFSRPKKHYDEEANAPLDDDIEDKNL, from the coding sequence ATGATACCACAAAATGTAAAAGATATTCTTTCCAACGGCGAAAATGTCGGTTTTTACCAGACATTGGCAATGTTGCTGTTTCTTTTCTTTTTTCTGGGGATTGTATACTATGTTTTTTCACGTCCGAAGAAACATTATGATGAAGAGGCCAACGCACCTTTAGATGATGATATTGAAGATAAAAACTTATAA
- the ccoG gene encoding cytochrome c oxidase accessory protein CcoG, translated as MSEDQNFRGGQGQVVEAETFRDSVGTMDQAGKRRWVFPRKPSGRYTNYRTLVAWFLLAIFFALPFIKVNGNPFLLINVVDRQFFIGGQPFYLQDFFILALGAITSIVFIILFTVVFGRIFCGWICPQTIFLEMIFRKIDYLIEGDRNKQMKLDRQEWNSEKIWKRSLKWSVFIVISLIITHWMFMYIVGYQGVFKMIKEGPFTNFTSFLVMIIFTAAFYFTFAWFREQVCTLVCPYGRLQGVLIDKQTINVYYDFKRGENRAKWRKGEDRRAGGKGDCIDCNQCVVVCPTGIDIRDGQQLECVNCTACIDACDEVMVKVGLPKGLIRYATEDEIEKETKFKFTGRMQAYSVVLLLMIGFLGFLLNNRGSMEAKFIKPAGSSFFVRDGKINNTYNYTFLNKSNKDQLVTIKIIEPLHGEITISDTNKILLKKDQMTKGTVNVSFPEKEVKLSKQNVIIGVYDQKGELLDTFETYFEGPFKFQF; from the coding sequence ATGTCGGAAGATCAGAACTTCAGAGGCGGACAGGGGCAAGTAGTAGAAGCAGAAACTTTCAGAGATTCTGTGGGAACCATGGATCAGGCAGGGAAACGACGGTGGGTATTCCCCCGGAAACCCAGCGGAAGATATACCAATTACCGTACTCTTGTAGCCTGGTTTCTTCTGGCAATTTTCTTTGCACTTCCGTTCATAAAAGTTAACGGTAATCCTTTCCTTCTCATAAATGTAGTCGACCGGCAGTTTTTCATTGGTGGCCAGCCATTTTACCTCCAGGATTTTTTCATTCTCGCACTGGGAGCTATCACCTCAATCGTATTTATTATTTTATTTACTGTTGTTTTCGGAAGGATATTCTGTGGATGGATCTGTCCTCAAACTATCTTCCTCGAAATGATTTTCCGTAAAATTGATTACCTGATCGAGGGAGACCGTAACAAACAGATGAAACTCGACCGTCAGGAATGGAATTCAGAGAAGATATGGAAGCGCTCTTTAAAATGGTCTGTTTTTATTGTCATTTCACTCATCATCACCCATTGGATGTTTATGTATATTGTGGGGTATCAGGGTGTCTTTAAAATGATTAAAGAAGGGCCCTTCACCAACTTTACGAGTTTTCTGGTGATGATCATTTTCACTGCTGCATTTTATTTCACCTTTGCATGGTTCAGAGAGCAGGTTTGTACCCTCGTTTGTCCTTATGGCAGATTGCAGGGCGTACTCATCGATAAGCAGACCATCAATGTATATTACGATTTTAAAAGAGGTGAAAACCGCGCAAAATGGCGAAAAGGCGAAGACAGAAGGGCAGGTGGAAAAGGAGACTGTATCGACTGTAATCAATGTGTTGTTGTATGTCCTACAGGAATTGACATCAGAGATGGTCAGCAGTTGGAATGTGTTAACTGTACCGCCTGTATTGATGCCTGTGATGAAGTGATGGTAAAGGTTGGACTCCCGAAAGGTCTTATTCGCTATGCGACCGAAGATGAGATCGAGAAAGAGACTAAGTTTAAGTTTACAGGAAGAATGCAGGCATACTCTGTCGTGCTGCTTCTCATGATTGGATTTTTAGGTTTTCTTCTGAACAACCGGGGTTCAATGGAGGCTAAGTTTATTAAACCTGCTGGCTCATCATTCTTCGTGAGAGACGGAAAAATAAACAATACCTATAATTATACGTTCCTTAATAAATCCAACAAAGATCAGCTGGTTACAATCAAAATCATCGAGCCGCTTCACGGTGAAATTACCATAAGTGATACCAATAAGATTCTTCTCAAAAAAGATCAGATGACCAAAGGAACGGTAAATGTTAGTTTCCCTGAAAAAGAAGTAAAACTGTCTAAACAAAATGTAATAATCGGCGTTTACGATCAGAAAGGTGAACTTCTCGACACCTTCGAAACGTATTTTGAAGGTCCATTTAAATTCCAATTTTAA
- a CDS encoding c-type cytochrome, whose protein sequence is MKQRTPVYITILIIVCLLYIVLYMFVQNSSFLSSPYFWGTVIIAAIIALIQHSIGDLVENAKFKALSEEDKKLYIESKKVPYFKALYNSAFKKQSATEEKDILIDHGFDGIMELDNQLPKWWLGLFWFGVAYCAVYMVSYFLTDFAHQGVEYDEEYKAQTASIAEYMKNTPPPTIENAVYSPDNIAAGEEVFKTNCVSCHSDGGKGGIGPNLTDNTWINQPEKTLFKNVFHMVENGSPNNPTMQAFGKNGVLTGFDIQNVAAYIYHINQEQPPVTQDKGGAAPQGTPANWEK, encoded by the coding sequence ATGAAACAAAGAACACCGGTTTATATAACCATTCTCATTATAGTGTGCCTATTATATATTGTACTCTATATGTTTGTTCAGAATTCTTCTTTCCTGTCATCACCATATTTTTGGGGAACAGTAATCATTGCTGCAATAATAGCACTGATTCAGCACTCAATTGGTGATCTGGTTGAAAACGCAAAGTTTAAAGCGCTTTCAGAAGAAGATAAGAAATTGTATATAGAATCTAAAAAAGTGCCTTATTTTAAAGCGCTTTATAACAGTGCATTTAAAAAACAGTCAGCCACAGAAGAGAAAGATATACTTATCGACCATGGTTTTGATGGGATTATGGAGTTGGATAACCAGTTGCCAAAATGGTGGTTGGGGCTATTCTGGTTCGGTGTTGCTTATTGTGCGGTGTATATGGTTTCGTATTTCTTGACAGATTTTGCGCATCAGGGTGTTGAATATGACGAAGAATACAAGGCGCAGACTGCAAGCATTGCTGAGTATATGAAGAATACTCCGCCTCCAACAATTGAAAACGCCGTTTACTCACCGGATAATATTGCGGCGGGTGAAGAGGTTTTCAAAACGAACTGTGTATCATGTCACAGTGACGGAGGTAAAGGTGGAATCGGTCCGAACTTAACAGATAACACATGGATTAACCAGCCGGAGAAAACTTTATTCAAAAATGTATTCCATATGGTTGAAAACGGAAGCCCGAATAATCCAACAATGCAGGCATTCGGGAAAAACGGTGTCCTTACAGGATTCGATATTCAGAATGTAGCGGCATATATTTATCACATTAACCAGGAGCAGCCACCTGTAACACAGGATAAAGGAGGTGCAGCACCACAGGGTACGCCAGCAAACTGGGAGAAATAA
- a CDS encoding heme-binding domain-containing protein encodes MKTFKTIVYWSLIVIALIQFIPVDRTNKPVDQKVNFVAVFDTTPAVKNLLKNACYDCHSNETVYPDYAYVAPVSWSIKNHVSEGREHLNFSEWGNYNQDLKKSMLQNSVHSIKDYTMPSVGYIAQHPKANLTAAERNLLTNYFESILKSAKY; translated from the coding sequence ATGAAAACTTTTAAAACTATCGTTTACTGGTCGCTTATCGTGATTGCTTTGATTCAGTTTATTCCGGTCGACAGAACCAATAAGCCGGTGGATCAGAAAGTAAATTTCGTTGCAGTTTTCGATACAACGCCAGCGGTTAAAAATCTTTTGAAAAATGCCTGTTACGACTGTCATTCCAATGAAACCGTATATCCCGATTACGCTTATGTAGCGCCGGTTTCATGGTCGATTAAAAACCATGTGAGTGAAGGTCGGGAACACCTAAACTTCTCTGAATGGGGAAATTATAATCAGGATCTTAAGAAAAGCATGCTGCAGAATTCAGTACATTCCATAAAGGATTATACCATGCCTTCCGTAGGATATATCGCACAGCATCCTAAGGCCAATCTTACCGCCGCCGAAAGAAATTTACTCACAAATTACTTCGAAAGTATCCTGAAATCAGCAAAGTACTAG
- a CDS encoding FixH family protein — translation MFKNFSWGHGVIVALGLFMSFILFMIFVYSNGMQNSELISDSYYEDELAYQEIIDAKNNADLLSEKPVYIQNAAGITLTIPQNVKPENSNVHFELFRTDDSNLDVKKDITLDGKNQFQIPAKVIFPGSYTLKVKWKNNKKPYQVDYDIQWK, via the coding sequence ATGTTCAAAAATTTTAGCTGGGGACACGGTGTTATTGTAGCGCTTGGCTTATTTATGTCCTTTATTTTATTTATGATTTTCGTGTATTCGAACGGGATGCAAAACTCTGAACTTATATCCGACAGTTATTATGAAGATGAACTTGCGTATCAGGAAATCATCGATGCTAAAAATAACGCGGATTTGCTTAGCGAAAAACCAGTTTATATACAGAATGCTGCGGGAATAACCTTAACCATTCCACAAAATGTGAAGCCTGAAAATTCAAATGTTCATTTTGAACTTTTCAGAACCGATGATTCCAATCTTGATGTAAAAAAAGACATCACGCTTGATGGTAAAAACCAGTTTCAGATTCCTGCAAAAGTGATTTTCCCAGGCTCATATACTTTAAAAGTGAAATGGAAAAACAATAAAAAACCTTATCAGGTCGATTACGACATCCAATGGAAATAG